From Pseudoleptotrichia goodfellowii, a single genomic window includes:
- the sufC gene encoding Fe-S cluster assembly ATPase SufC, which translates to MSLLNLKGVKSEVEGKPILKGVDLTIDKGEVHVIMGPNGAGKSTLASILVGHPKHEIVDGEIILDGENINDLEVDERAQRGIFLSFQYPEEIPGLTVEDFLRTAKEAVTGEKQYMMQFHNELIEKMEKLHINPEYAERHLNVGFSGGEKKKNEILQMAVLEPKLAILDETDSGLDIDATKIVFEGVKSLKTPDTAMLIITHYDKVLEYLQPDFVHILMDGKIVKTGGKELVESIEKHGYSKIKKELGL; encoded by the coding sequence ATGAGTTTGCTTAATTTAAAAGGAGTTAAATCCGAAGTTGAAGGAAAGCCTATTCTGAAAGGTGTGGATTTAACCATTGATAAAGGAGAAGTACATGTAATAATGGGGCCTAACGGTGCAGGAAAGTCTACCCTTGCAAGTATTCTCGTAGGACATCCCAAACATGAAATAGTTGACGGAGAAATTATACTTGATGGAGAAAATATAAATGATTTGGAAGTAGATGAAAGAGCTCAAAGGGGTATTTTTTTGTCGTTTCAGTATCCTGAAGAAATACCGGGATTAACAGTGGAAGATTTTTTGAGAACTGCAAAAGAAGCGGTAACAGGAGAGAAACAGTATATGATGCAATTTCATAATGAACTTATAGAAAAAATGGAGAAATTGCATATAAATCCCGAATATGCTGAAAGACATTTGAATGTAGGGTTTTCAGGGGGAGAAAAAAAGAAAAATGAAATATTGCAGATGGCTGTTTTGGAGCCTAAATTGGCAATACTTGATGAAACTGATTCGGGGCTTGATATAGATGCTACAAAAATAGTGTTTGAAGGAGTAAAATCACTTAAAACTCCTGATACTGCAATGCTTATTATAACTCACTACGATAAGGTTCTGGAATATCTGCAACCTGACTTTGTTCATATTCTGATGGACGGAAAAATCGTTAAAACAGGAGGAAAAGAACTGGTTGAAAGTATTGAGAAACATGGATATTCTAAAATAAAAAAGGAGCTGGGGTTATAA
- the sufB gene encoding Fe-S cluster assembly protein SufB translates to MEESRNKTYVADIERGVYDIKDEMHHKYTTGKGLTEEIIRKISEKKNEPEWMLELRLKALEVFNSKPMPTWGADLSDLDINQIIHYLEPDSKIMSDNWDDVPDYIRATFDRLGIPEAEKQSLAGVGAQYDSEVVYHSLHKELEEQGVVYTDIETALHTHEDIIKEYFMKVIKMTDHKFAALHAAVWSGGSFVYVPKGVKVNQPLQSYFRLNAAEAGQFEHTLIIVEEGADLHFIEGCSAPKYRRNALHAGAVELIVRKGARMRYSTIENWSRNLYNLNTKRALIDEDGIMEWVSGSFGSRATMLYPGTILRGERARCEFTGVTFASTGQYLDTGCKIVHAAPYTTSTVHSKSISKNGGNAFYRGYLHIAKDAHGCKSTVECESLMLDNESHSDTIPIIEINNDSVDIGHEAKIGRISDEAIFYLMSRGISKDEAKAMIVRGFVEPISKELPLEYAVELNKLIELELEGTIG, encoded by the coding sequence ATGGAAGAAAGCAGAAATAAAACATATGTTGCGGATATTGAAAGAGGTGTATATGATATTAAAGATGAAATGCACCATAAATATACAACAGGCAAAGGACTTACAGAAGAAATTATAAGAAAAATATCCGAAAAGAAAAATGAACCGGAGTGGATGCTGGAATTAAGACTGAAAGCATTGGAAGTGTTTAATTCAAAGCCTATGCCGACTTGGGGAGCAGATTTGTCGGATTTGGATATAAATCAGATAATACACTATTTGGAGCCGGATTCAAAAATAATGAGTGATAACTGGGACGATGTACCTGATTATATAAGAGCGACATTTGACAGGCTGGGAATACCTGAAGCTGAAAAGCAGTCTCTTGCAGGAGTGGGAGCTCAATATGATTCGGAAGTCGTGTATCACAGTTTACATAAAGAACTTGAAGAGCAGGGAGTAGTTTATACGGATATTGAAACGGCATTACATACACATGAAGATATAATAAAAGAATATTTTATGAAAGTAATAAAAATGACAGATCATAAATTTGCAGCATTGCATGCTGCAGTGTGGTCAGGAGGATCGTTTGTTTATGTTCCGAAAGGTGTAAAAGTAAATCAGCCTTTACAGTCGTACTTCAGATTGAATGCTGCCGAAGCGGGACAATTCGAGCATACACTGATAATCGTTGAAGAAGGAGCAGATTTACATTTTATAGAAGGATGTTCGGCACCGAAATACAGAAGAAATGCTTTACATGCCGGAGCCGTAGAGCTTATAGTAAGAAAAGGTGCGAGAATGAGATATTCTACAATAGAGAACTGGTCAAGAAATCTATATAATTTGAATACAAAAAGAGCATTAATAGATGAAGACGGTATTATGGAATGGGTATCGGGATCATTCGGTTCGAGGGCGACAATGCTTTATCCGGGAACGATATTAAGAGGAGAAAGAGCAAGATGTGAATTTACAGGAGTTACGTTTGCTTCTACGGGACAGTATCTGGATACAGGTTGTAAAATTGTGCATGCAGCACCTTACACAACATCTACAGTACATTCAAAATCAATTTCAAAAAACGGAGGAAATGCTTTTTACAGAGGATACTTACATATTGCAAAAGATGCACATGGCTGTAAATCCACTGTGGAATGTGAATCGTTAATGCTTGACAATGAATCTCATTCGGATACTATACCTATTATCGAAATAAATAATGACAGTGTAGATATAGGGCATGAAGCAAAGATAGGAAGAATAAGTGATGAAGCGATATTCTATCTGATGTCGAGAGGAATCAGTAAAGACGAAGCAAAGGCAATGATAGTAAGAGGATTTGTCGAGCCTATTTCCAAAGAGCTTCCTCTTGAATATGCTGTAGAATTGAACAAATTAATCGAATTGGAACTTGAAGGAACGATAGGTTAA
- the sufD gene encoding Fe-S cluster assembly protein SufD: MLNEASLKNLENSDYRLDFFKKYSALDKPNWKRVGYKYEEPEKYTDFNNTVIKNENQDGLTIKEINNSLEDLTRLQNDNEYGLDEFFKLQIFAFHNAGQFVKVKERKKLEKPVYITYNTNKENNFLIDCNIIEVEDFAEAVIIITYNSEDDTPAYHNGITKIFAGQNSKVKIIKIQTLNTESSNFESSKIETSGQGIVNYYSIELGAKINGISHKTYLMEDRAETYVWPGYLADGTRQLDLEYSTVFYGRQTIGEIHGRGAVKDTARKVFRGNMYFKRGAAKSEGREGEFAILLDKDVKVHAIPTLFCDEDDVIGEHYASIGKVDDAKLFYLMSRGLSEGRAKKLIVESSFRPIFDNIDDENIREHLLEELERRI; the protein is encoded by the coding sequence ATGCTAAATGAGGCGAGTTTAAAAAATCTTGAAAATTCAGATTACAGACTGGATTTTTTTAAAAAATACTCCGCTCTTGATAAACCGAATTGGAAAAGAGTAGGATATAAATACGAAGAACCTGAAAAATATACTGATTTCAATAATACAGTAATAAAAAATGAAAATCAGGACGGTTTGACAATAAAGGAGATAAATAATTCTCTCGAAGATTTGACGAGATTGCAAAATGATAATGAATACGGTTTGGATGAGTTTTTCAAGTTACAGATTTTTGCTTTTCATAATGCGGGGCAGTTTGTAAAAGTAAAAGAAAGAAAAAAATTGGAAAAACCTGTATATATAACTTACAATACAAATAAAGAGAATAATTTTTTAATAGATTGCAATATTATAGAAGTTGAAGATTTTGCCGAGGCTGTAATAATAATAACTTATAATTCCGAAGATGATACGCCTGCTTATCATAACGGAATAACAAAAATATTTGCAGGACAGAATTCCAAAGTAAAAATAATAAAAATACAGACTTTGAATACTGAAAGCTCAAATTTTGAATCTTCAAAAATAGAAACTTCAGGACAGGGAATTGTAAATTATTACAGTATCGAGTTGGGAGCGAAAATAAACGGAATAAGTCATAAAACTTATCTAATGGAAGATAGGGCCGAAACTTATGTATGGCCCGGATACCTTGCTGACGGGACAAGACAACTGGATTTGGAATATTCCACAGTGTTTTACGGCAGACAGACAATAGGAGAAATACACGGAAGAGGTGCTGTTAAAGATACTGCAAGGAAAGTATTCAGAGGAAATATGTACTTTAAAAGAGGTGCGGCAAAATCCGAAGGAAGAGAAGGGGAGTTTGCAATACTTTTGGATAAAGATGTTAAAGTACATGCAATTCCGACTCTGTTTTGCGATGAAGACGACGTAATCGGAGAACACTATGCTTCGATAGGTAAAGTGGATGATGCAAAATTATTTTATCTAATGAGCAGAGGACTTTCTGAGGGAAGAGCGAAAAAGCTGATTGTAGAATCGTCATTCAGACCTATATTCGATAATATAGATGACGAGAATATAAGAGAACATTTGTTGGAAGAATTGGAAAGAAGAATATAA
- a CDS encoding SufS family cysteine desulfurase: protein MDYRKEFPIFENGEKHYLDTAATSQKPKKVLDKVVQYYERYNGNPGRGSHELSMKASEIMDSARETVRQFINAEKTEEIIFTKSTTESINLIAYSYGMEFINEGDEILLGISNHHANIVPWQFVAKKKKAKIKYVELDDDGQFDLNDYKYKLSAKTKIVAVSGVVNVTGVIQPVKEIIEAAHRKNIPVLIDAAQSIVHFKHDVQKLDADFLVFSGHKLFAPMGIGVMYGKKELLDKMPPFLYGGDMIEFVTEQESTFAPLPNKFEGGTQNVGGAVGLKEAINFIQAMGYDKIDKVEKELDMKALFEIKKLDFVETYCTENVERTGIIAFNVKGVHSHDVAFILDSYHVGVRSGHHCAQPLMNYIGIPSCCRASFGIYNNDEDIAKLIEGLKKVKEVFGI, encoded by the coding sequence ATGGATTACAGAAAAGAGTTTCCTATATTTGAAAATGGGGAAAAACATTATCTGGATACTGCGGCAACATCTCAAAAGCCGAAAAAAGTGTTGGATAAAGTAGTGCAGTATTATGAAAGATATAACGGTAATCCGGGCAGGGGTTCTCATGAATTGTCAATGAAAGCCTCGGAAATAATGGATAGTGCGAGAGAAACGGTAAGACAGTTCATAAATGCCGAAAAAACAGAGGAAATAATTTTCACAAAAAGTACAACGGAATCTATAAATTTGATTGCTTATTCATACGGAATGGAGTTTATAAATGAGGGAGACGAAATTTTACTGGGAATATCCAATCACCATGCGAATATAGTTCCGTGGCAGTTTGTAGCCAAAAAGAAAAAAGCGAAAATAAAATATGTGGAATTGGATGATGATGGACAGTTTGACTTAAATGATTATAAATATAAATTGTCGGCTAAAACAAAGATTGTTGCAGTTTCGGGAGTAGTCAACGTAACGGGAGTTATACAACCTGTAAAAGAAATAATAGAAGCTGCACACAGAAAAAATATTCCTGTTTTAATAGATGCTGCCCAGTCTATAGTTCATTTTAAACATGATGTGCAAAAGCTGGATGCTGATTTTCTTGTGTTTTCAGGACACAAACTATTTGCACCTATGGGGATAGGCGTGATGTACGGGAAGAAAGAGCTTTTGGATAAAATGCCTCCTTTCTTATACGGAGGAGACATGATAGAATTTGTAACCGAGCAGGAATCTACCTTTGCTCCTTTGCCGAATAAGTTTGAAGGAGGCACTCAAAATGTCGGAGGAGCTGTAGGACTGAAAGAAGCAATAAACTTCATACAGGCAATGGGTTATGATAAAATAGATAAGGTTGAAAAAGAATTGGATATGAAAGCATTATTTGAAATAAAAAAACTTGATTTTGTGGAAACTTACTGTACTGAAAATGTAGAAAGAACAGGAATTATAGCTTTTAATGTAAAAGGTGTGCATTCTCATGATGTAGCATTTATACTGGATTCTTATCATGTGGGAGTAAGATCGGGACATCATTGTGCACAGCCGTTAATGAACTATATAGGGATTCCGTCCTGTTGTCGTGCGAGTTTCGGTATTTACAATAATGATGAAGACATTGCCAAACTTATAGAAGGTTTAAAAAAAGTAAAGGAAGTGTTCGGAATATGA
- the thiD gene encoding bifunctional hydroxymethylpyrimidine kinase/phosphomethylpyrimidine kinase — MANLKKVVTIAGSDTSGGAGIQADLKTFQERGVYGMNVLTVIVTMDKNWNHKVFPIDMNTIKEQAQTVFEGIGVDGVKTGMLPTVEIIEYAGSLLKKCDSSVIKVVDPVMVCKGTDEVLFPENTIAMQKHLLPYATAVTPNLFEAAQLAGVAPIHSLDDLKEAAKKIYDLGPKNVVIKGGKALSDKISIDVVYNGKDFEIFESEKINTPYTHGAGCTFAASLTAELTKGKSVTEAMNTTKKCITDALKESFKLNEYVGPVYHKAFSLK, encoded by the coding sequence ATGGCAAATTTAAAAAAAGTAGTTACTATCGCAGGTTCGGATACAAGCGGAGGTGCAGGAATCCAAGCCGATCTTAAAACTTTTCAGGAACGTGGAGTTTACGGCATGAATGTCCTCACAGTAATAGTTACTATGGATAAAAACTGGAATCATAAGGTTTTCCCTATTGATATGAATACTATAAAAGAACAGGCACAGACAGTTTTTGAAGGTATCGGCGTAGACGGAGTAAAAACAGGAATGCTGCCGACTGTAGAAATTATAGAATATGCAGGTTCTCTTTTGAAAAAATGTGACTCTTCGGTTATTAAAGTCGTGGATCCTGTTATGGTCTGTAAAGGAACAGACGAAGTTCTTTTCCCTGAAAATACGATAGCTATGCAAAAACATTTACTTCCTTATGCTACAGCTGTTACTCCGAATTTATTTGAAGCAGCACAGTTAGCAGGAGTTGCTCCTATACATTCCCTTGACGATTTGAAAGAAGCAGCTAAAAAAATATATGATTTGGGTCCGAAAAACGTTGTTATCAAAGGAGGAAAAGCCCTAAGTGATAAAATTTCCATAGATGTAGTATATAACGGAAAAGATTTTGAAATTTTTGAATCAGAAAAAATAAACACTCCTTACACTCACGGTGCAGGATGTACATTTGCTGCTTCATTAACAGCTGAACTGACTAAAGGAAAATCTGTCACCGAAGCTATGAACACAACTAAAAAATGTATAACAGATGCTTTAAAAGAATCTTTCAAACTCAACGAATACGTAGGTCCTGTTTACCACAAAGCTTTTTCATTAAAATAA
- the sufU gene encoding Fe-S cluster assembly sulfur transfer protein SufU, with protein MNFEKIYQQTILEYSNRKDLKKEIENPDYVERGHNPNCGDDLTLEVKLDGNIIEDAAFIGNGCAISSASTAMLIELIKGKTMEEAEEKVNLFFKMMKQEEKLTAEEQKKLGDAVLMEYVANMPARIKCATLSWHSLRVITEKRK; from the coding sequence ATGAATTTTGAGAAAATATATCAACAGACAATACTGGAATACAGTAACAGAAAGGATTTGAAAAAGGAAATAGAGAATCCCGATTATGTTGAAAGAGGTCATAATCCCAACTGTGGAGATGATTTGACTTTAGAGGTAAAATTAGACGGGAATATTATAGAAGATGCTGCATTTATAGGGAACGGCTGTGCTATATCCAGTGCTTCTACAGCAATGCTGATAGAATTGATAAAAGGTAAAACAATGGAGGAAGCTGAAGAGAAAGTAAATCTGTTTTTTAAAATGATGAAACAGGAAGAAAAATTGACTGCTGAAGAACAGAAGAAGCTGGGAGATGCGGTATTAATGGAATATGTGGCAAATATGCCTGCCAGAATAAAATGTGCGACTTTGAGTTGGCATTCGTTGAGAGTTATTACTGAAAAAAGAAAATAA